One window of the Lactobacillus sp. PV034 genome contains the following:
- the groES gene encoding co-chaperone GroES: protein MLQPIGDRVIVKVEEEEEQKVGGIVLASNAKEKPQEGQIVSVGEGRRSANGELIPMSVQKGEKVFFDKYAGTKLNYEGEDYLVLHEGDIIAVIK, encoded by the coding sequence ATGTTACAACCAATCGGTGATCGTGTAATCGTAAAAGTTGAAGAAGAGGAAGAACAAAAGGTTGGAGGCATTGTCCTTGCTTCTAATGCCAAAGAAAAACCTCAAGAAGGACAAATTGTATCTGTTGGTGAAGGCAGACGTAGTGCAAACGGCGAATTAATTCCAATGTCAGTTCAAAAAGGTGAAAAAGTATTCTTTGACAAGTATGCTGGAACTAAGTTGAACTACGAAGGTGAAGATTACTTAGTTCTTCACGAAGGCGACATTATCGCTGTCATTAAGTAA
- the groL gene encoding chaperonin GroEL (60 kDa chaperone family; promotes refolding of misfolded polypeptides especially under stressful conditions; forms two stacked rings of heptamers to form a barrel-shaped 14mer; ends can be capped by GroES; misfolded proteins enter the barrel where they are refolded when GroES binds): MAKDIKFSEDARRSLLKGVDKLANTVKTTLGPKGRNVVLEKSYGNPDITNDGVTIAKNIELKNNFENMGAKLVAEAAQKTNDIAGDGTTTATVLTQAITQEGMKNVTAGANPVGIRRGIETATKAAVDELHKISHQVSTKEEIAQVASVSSASKEVGNLIADAMEKVGNDGVITIEESKGINTELSVVEGMQFDRGYLSQYMVTDDNKMEADLDNPYILITDKKISNIQDILPLLQDIVQQGKSLLIIADDVDGEALPTLVLNKIRGTFNVVAVKAPGFGDRRKEMLQDIAILTGGTVISSDLGLELKDTKIDQLGTAGKVTVTKDSTTIVEGGGSKEAIEERVDQIKSQIEDATSEFDRNKLHERLAKLAGGVAVIKVGAATETELKEKKYRIEDALNATRAAVQEGYVAGGGTALVDVMKAIQDSVKGDSEDAETGVKIVMRALGAPVRQIAENAGKDGSVILDHLEHEKPEVGYNAATDEWENMIDAGIIDPTKVTRSALQNAASIAALLLTTEAVVADDPDDSKNDGPAAPANPGMGMM; encoded by the coding sequence ATGGCAAAAGATATTAAATTTAGCGAAGACGCAAGACGTTCATTATTAAAAGGTGTAGATAAGTTAGCTAACACTGTAAAAACTACTCTTGGACCTAAGGGTAGAAATGTTGTTTTAGAAAAGAGCTACGGCAACCCTGATATTACTAATGATGGTGTTACGATTGCTAAGAACATTGAATTAAAGAATAACTTTGAAAACATGGGTGCCAAACTTGTTGCAGAAGCAGCACAAAAGACTAACGATATCGCTGGTGATGGTACTACTACTGCAACTGTTTTAACTCAAGCAATTACCCAAGAAGGTATGAAGAATGTTACTGCTGGTGCTAACCCTGTAGGAATTCGTCGTGGTATTGAAACTGCTACTAAGGCAGCTGTTGATGAATTGCACAAGATCAGTCACCAAGTAAGTACTAAAGAAGAAATTGCACAAGTTGCTTCAGTTTCCTCAGCAAGTAAAGAAGTTGGTAATTTAATTGCCGATGCTATGGAAAAAGTTGGTAATGATGGTGTTATTACTATTGAAGAATCTAAAGGTATTAACACTGAATTATCAGTAGTTGAAGGTATGCAATTTGATCGTGGTTACTTATCACAATACATGGTAACTGATGACAACAAGATGGAAGCAGACCTTGATAATCCTTACATCTTGATTACTGACAAGAAGATTTCTAACATTCAAGACATCTTGCCATTATTACAAGATATTGTGCAACAAGGTAAGTCATTATTGATTATTGCTGATGATGTTGATGGTGAAGCTCTTCCAACTCTTGTCTTGAACAAGATTCGTGGTACTTTCAATGTAGTTGCTGTTAAGGCTCCTGGCTTTGGTGATCGTCGTAAGGAAATGCTTCAAGACATTGCTATTTTAACTGGTGGTACTGTAATTTCTTCAGATCTTGGTCTTGAATTGAAGGATACTAAGATTGATCAATTAGGTACTGCAGGCAAAGTTACTGTAACTAAGGATTCAACAACTATTGTTGAAGGTGGTGGCTCTAAAGAAGCTATTGAAGAAAGAGTTGACCAAATTAAGAGTCAAATTGAAGATGCTACTTCAGAATTTGACCGTAATAAGTTACACGAACGTCTTGCAAAACTTGCTGGTGGTGTAGCTGTCATCAAAGTTGGTGCTGCTACTGAAACTGAATTGAAGGAAAAGAAGTACAGAATCGAAGATGCCTTAAACGCAACTCGTGCCGCTGTTCAAGAAGGTTACGTTGCTGGTGGTGGTACTGCTTTAGTTGATGTTATGAAAGCCATCCAAGACAGTGTAAAGGGCGACAGTGAAGATGCTGAAACTGGTGTTAAGATCGTTATGAGAGCTTTAGGTGCTCCAGTTCGTCAAATTGCTGAAAATGCTGGTAAAGATGGCTCAGTAATCTTAGACCACTTGGAACACGAAAAGCCAGAAGTTGGTTACAACGCAGCTACTGATGAATGGGAAAACATGATTGATGCTGGTATTATTGACCCAACTAAGGTAACTCGTTCAGCTCTTCAAAATGCTGCTTCAATTGCTGCATTATTGTTAACTACTGAAGCAGTTGTTGCTGATGATCCAGATGACTCAAAGAATGATGGACCAGCTGCTCCAGCTAACCCAGGTATGGGCATGATGTAA
- a CDS encoding helix-turn-helix domain-containing protein, whose protein sequence is MNQERNIGKFLYQERKKRGLTQKEFVRNIISVSQYSRVEQGQQDLRTIDFFKIININKIKLNELMTAVNEEKLVNENSDDEILKRLANAFYDRNLVEIKSIKEKYRPIKLKENIVLQATLMESILQDNLKNLDPIIIKKLSQKLNEADEWTTNKVFLQLFGSSMMIFDMQRLSIYMKKIIRTYMNKISQYSFETQRRIGSICINYLGRAYQEQDQQLLTNILKLLENMSANPDMLMYKLLGKYFESLFKNDRSQSEEILEILSLSGYKKFIVNLPK, encoded by the coding sequence ATGAATCAAGAAAGAAATATTGGAAAATTCTTATATCAAGAACGTAAAAAAAGAGGATTAACTCAAAAAGAATTCGTTAGAAATATTATTTCAGTATCTCAATATTCAAGAGTTGAACAAGGGCAACAAGATTTACGCACTATAGATTTCTTTAAAATAATTAATATTAATAAAATTAAATTAAATGAATTGATGACAGCTGTTAATGAAGAAAAGTTAGTTAACGAAAACTCAGATGATGAAATTTTAAAACGACTAGCGAACGCTTTTTATGATCGTAATTTAGTAGAAATAAAATCTATTAAAGAAAAATATCGTCCCATAAAATTAAAAGAAAATATTGTTTTACAAGCTACGTTGATGGAGTCAATTTTACAAGATAATTTAAAAAATTTAGATCCTATAATTATTAAAAAATTATCTCAAAAATTAAATGAAGCTGATGAGTGGACTACAAATAAAGTATTTTTACAACTATTTGGAAGTTCTATGATGATTTTTGATATGCAACGATTGAGTATTTATATGAAAAAAATTATACGAACTTATATGAATAAAATATCTCAGTATTCCTTTGAAACTCAAAGGAGAATAGGATCGATTTGCATTAATTATTTAGGCAGGGCATACCAAGAACAAGATCAGCAGTTGCTAACAAACATACTGAAGTTACTAGAAAATATGTCAGCTAATCCTGATATGTTAATGTATAAATTATTAGGGAAATATTTTGAAAGTTTATTTAAGAATGATAGAAGTCAAAGTGAGGAGATTCTAGAGATTTTATCTTTATCAGGATATAAGAAATTTATTGTAAATTTGCCAAAATAA
- a CDS encoding NAD(P)/FAD-dependent oxidoreductase produces the protein MEENKYDVLIVGGGPAGLYTSIMLKKGTPMQVPNENIKVGIIEPNRVGGLTQYAYIQITKHWAFSGRNLINTLWNDAKEAEVNFIQEYVVQIDKEKKFFKVITNQRILKAKYVIIATGIMTHPNILDTPEVATIGLHTPEEMINEAVNDHNWKRVLIAGTDKNSVQDLSKTISKLGKNKLELVNYYVFDETVNIQKKNYGINNNILRKYDGIIFDYNSYKLKNGSTSYFKNLGILQKNGFIKTNSFGETNVLGIFAVGSVTMPISGIPEAIYSGQVTGLYVGRLLKKTTIAEPSGRFPFFPRELNWNFSFQHEME, from the coding sequence ATGGAAGAAAATAAATATGATGTACTAATAGTGGGCGGTGGACCTGCGGGATTATATACAAGTATTATGTTAAAAAAGGGAACTCCTATGCAAGTTCCAAATGAAAATATAAAAGTAGGAATAATTGAGCCAAATAGAGTAGGCGGTCTTACTCAGTATGCTTATATACAAATAACTAAACACTGGGCATTTTCTGGAAGAAATCTTATTAATACCTTATGGAATGATGCAAAAGAAGCAGAAGTAAATTTTATACAAGAATATGTAGTACAAATTGATAAGGAGAAAAAGTTTTTTAAAGTTATAACAAATCAACGGATTTTAAAAGCAAAATATGTAATTATTGCAACCGGAATTATGACACATCCAAATATATTAGATACACCAGAAGTCGCAACAATTGGATTACATACGCCAGAGGAAATGATAAACGAAGCAGTAAATGATCATAATTGGAAAAGAGTATTAATAGCTGGAACAGATAAAAACTCAGTACAAGATTTATCAAAAACTATTTCTAAATTAGGTAAAAATAAATTGGAGTTAGTAAATTATTATGTATTTGATGAAACAGTAAATATTCAAAAGAAAAATTATGGAATTAATAATAATATTCTTCGTAAATATGATGGGATAATTTTTGATTATAATTCTTACAAATTAAAAAATGGAAGTACATCTTATTTTAAAAATTTAGGAATATTACAGAAGAATGGCTTTATAAAAACTAATAGTTTTGGGGAAACAAATGTTTTAGGGATATTTGCCGTCGGAAGCGTCACAATGCCGATATCCGGTATACCAGAAGCCATATATTCAGGACAAGTAACAGGACTGTATGTAGGGCGATTGTTAAAGAAGACGACTATCGCTGAACCAAGTGGAAGATTTCCATTTTTCCCTCGGGAACTTAATTGGAATTTTAGTTTTCAACATGAAATGGAATAA
- a CDS encoding MFS transporter has translation MNNFTKYGNVYRLLGGRIATNIADSLFYMSILWHFKEITNSTLVVSIIFAITSGIDTISFGFGPLIDRISIKRLLKISTCIQILISIGIVVMLTINIRNIIVSILILILFTISSILSSVVYPAEDKLLPLFVSEREVLRFNGIFQLTYKVLDIALDAFVTVIITITSINITVIFSGIVFAIALYFYSNLKIKVIAKKVLEEEEYFTGSYIKDLLIGWKTLKEQKTILELILPICVINLFYGIFMVGLPYFAQSYVKNSALGYGALLFASSLGSILGALLVQKFKIGKEEMHVFVALCFLGAGIFRLIVPLAITLNVWIILFASAISSAWITMMNINFESLVQLSFSSSVLGRVQTINYSILSVMIPIGSILGGWIVRLWGSLCTQYIYGISLLLCALYYILVIKRKPDMSAEE, from the coding sequence ATGAATAATTTTACGAAATACGGTAATGTATATAGGCTACTGGGAGGGAGAATAGCTACTAATATAGCTGATAGTCTTTTTTATATGTCTATTTTATGGCATTTTAAAGAAATAACGAACTCTACTTTAGTAGTTTCTATAATTTTTGCAATAACATCAGGAATTGACACGATATCTTTTGGTTTTGGACCTTTAATCGATCGAATTTCTATAAAAAGGCTTTTAAAAATATCTACTTGCATTCAGATTTTAATTAGTATTGGAATTGTAGTTATGTTAACTATTAATATTAGAAATATAATAGTTAGTATTTTAATACTCATACTTTTTACAATTTCTTCTATATTATCTTCTGTGGTTTATCCTGCAGAAGACAAATTGTTACCTCTTTTTGTATCGGAAAGAGAAGTTTTGCGATTTAACGGCATTTTTCAGTTAACTTATAAAGTTTTAGATATAGCTTTAGATGCTTTTGTAACTGTTATTATTACAATAACTTCCATAAACATTACAGTAATTTTCTCTGGGATTGTTTTTGCTATTGCTTTATATTTTTATTCTAATTTAAAAATTAAAGTTATAGCAAAAAAAGTTCTTGAAGAAGAGGAATATTTTACTGGTTCGTATATAAAGGATTTATTAATAGGATGGAAAACTCTAAAAGAACAAAAAACAATTTTGGAATTGATTTTACCCATTTGTGTCATTAATCTATTTTATGGCATTTTTATGGTTGGTTTACCTTATTTTGCACAAAGCTATGTTAAAAATTCTGCGCTTGGTTATGGTGCATTACTTTTTGCTTCTTCTTTAGGTAGTATTTTAGGCGCTTTATTAGTTCAAAAATTTAAGATTGGAAAAGAAGAAATGCATGTATTTGTAGCTCTTTGCTTTTTAGGAGCAGGGATCTTTCGATTAATTGTACCTTTGGCTATAACGCTAAATGTATGGATAATACTTTTTGCTTCAGCAATATCAAGCGCTTGGATTACAATGATGAATATTAATTTTGAATCCTTAGTTCAATTAAGTTTTTCATCTTCTGTTTTAGGACGAGTTCAAACAATTAATTATAGTATTTTGTCGGTAATGATTCCAATTGGCTCTATACTCGGCGGCTGGATTGTAAGACTATGGGGATCACTATGTACACAATATATTTATGGGATTTCGTTATTACTGTGTGCACTATATTATATTTTAGTAATTAAAAGAAAGCCTGATATGTCAGCAGAGGAATAA
- the mutS gene encoding DNA mismatch repair protein MutS, translating to MAKKDTTPMMKQYYEIKDQYPDAFLFYRVGDFYELFEDDAVKGAQILELTLTHRSNKTDNPIPMAGVPHMAVDSYVNTLVEKGYKVALCEQLEDPKHAKGMVKRGIVQLVTPGTMMADRPDQAKENNYLTSVVSTSSGFGLAYSDLSTGETFATHLKDWEAVANELLSLQTKEVVYEGALTPANRDFIDKANITLSAPVKLDEEHAEISYVMQNLSHQAEKLATRQLVAYLLSTQKRSLAHLQIAQSYEPNQYLQMSHTVQTNLELTHSAKTGKKMGSLFWLLDKTSTAMGGRLLKAWIERPLLSLSDIKARQEMVQAFYDDYFTRENVIDNLKGVYDLERLTGRIAFGSVNAREMLQLSNSLKAVPGILDTLKNSGNKYLVDFAKQVDPLTGIQKLIEETIVEAPPLSTTEGGIIRKGVSDQLDRYHDAMTNGKKWLSEMEANERQATGINNLKVGYNKVFGYYIEVTNSNKSKVPTDRYTRKQTLTNAERYITPDLKEHEALILEAETKSTDLEYELFVKLRENIKTYIPALQTLGKQLASLDVLVAFATVAEQNNYVRPAMTNESHEIRVTNGRHPVVEKVLTAGSYIPNDVMMDKNVDIFLITGPNMSGKSTYMRQMALIAIMAQIGSFVPADRAQLPIFDQIFTRIGAADDLISGQSTFMVEMSEANDALQHATERSLILFDEIGRGTATYDGMALAGAIVKYLHDKVGAKTLFATHYHELTDLAETLTHLENIHVGATEENGKLIFLHKILSGPADQSYGIHVAQLAGLPKRVLREATSMLHHLEAQGAQTTTEQLDLFTAPVEEPVAEAPALTDEQADVLDDIKDIYLADKTPLEVMQLVAQWQNELKDKKKD from the coding sequence ATGGCCAAAAAAGACACTACTCCCATGATGAAACAATACTATGAAATTAAGGATCAATATCCTGATGCCTTCTTATTTTATCGGGTGGGAGATTTTTACGAATTATTCGAAGATGATGCAGTTAAAGGAGCCCAAATCTTAGAATTAACCTTAACTCATCGTTCTAATAAAACAGACAATCCTATCCCTATGGCAGGAGTGCCCCATATGGCTGTGGATTCTTATGTGAATACTTTAGTGGAAAAGGGATATAAAGTTGCACTTTGTGAACAACTGGAAGATCCTAAGCATGCTAAAGGGATGGTTAAGCGTGGAATTGTTCAATTAGTCACTCCTGGAACAATGATGGCAGATCGCCCTGATCAAGCTAAGGAGAATAATTATTTAACTTCAGTAGTTTCGACAAGCAGTGGTTTTGGTTTAGCTTACAGTGACTTATCCACTGGGGAAACTTTTGCAACTCATTTAAAAGATTGGGAAGCAGTAGCAAATGAACTACTATCACTACAGACAAAAGAAGTAGTTTATGAGGGTGCATTAACTCCGGCAAATAGAGATTTTATAGATAAGGCTAATATTACTTTGTCGGCACCGGTTAAATTAGATGAAGAACATGCTGAAATCTCTTATGTAATGCAGAACTTAAGCCATCAAGCAGAAAAACTTGCTACGCGTCAGCTAGTTGCTTATCTTTTGTCTACTCAAAAACGTAGTTTGGCTCACTTACAAATTGCTCAAAGCTATGAACCAAATCAATACTTACAAATGTCACATACTGTTCAAACTAACCTTGAGTTAACTCATTCAGCAAAAACTGGAAAGAAGATGGGATCGCTATTTTGGTTGTTGGATAAAACCAGTACAGCTATGGGAGGCCGTTTATTAAAGGCTTGGATTGAACGTCCTTTACTTTCATTAAGCGATATTAAGGCACGCCAGGAAATGGTTCAGGCATTTTATGATGACTACTTTACGCGTGAAAATGTAATTGATAACCTCAAGGGTGTTTATGACTTGGAGAGATTAACTGGACGCATTGCTTTTGGTTCGGTTAATGCTCGTGAAATGTTGCAATTATCGAATTCACTTAAAGCAGTTCCTGGTATTTTAGATACTTTAAAAAATTCTGGAAATAAATATTTAGTGGATTTTGCCAAACAAGTTGATCCTTTAACAGGCATCCAAAAATTAATTGAAGAAACTATTGTTGAGGCACCACCTTTATCTACAACTGAAGGAGGAATTATTCGCAAGGGTGTTTCTGATCAATTAGATCGTTATCACGATGCTATGACAAATGGTAAAAAGTGGCTTTCAGAAATGGAGGCTAATGAACGTCAAGCAACAGGAATTAACAATTTAAAAGTTGGTTACAACAAGGTTTTTGGTTACTACATTGAAGTGACGAACTCTAATAAGAGTAAAGTACCTACAGATCGTTATACGCGTAAGCAAACGTTGACTAATGCCGAACGTTATATCACTCCGGACCTGAAGGAACATGAAGCACTTATTTTAGAAGCAGAAACAAAATCCACTGATTTAGAATATGAGCTGTTTGTTAAATTAAGAGAAAATATTAAGACTTATATTCCTGCGCTGCAAACTTTAGGTAAACAATTAGCTAGCCTTGATGTTTTAGTTGCTTTTGCTACTGTTGCAGAACAAAATAATTACGTACGTCCAGCCATGACCAATGAGAGTCACGAAATTAGAGTTACTAATGGACGCCATCCAGTTGTGGAAAAGGTGTTAACTGCTGGAAGTTATATTCCTAATGATGTGATGATGGATAAAAATGTGGATATCTTTTTAATCACAGGTCCTAATATGTCTGGGAAATCCACCTATATGCGTCAAATGGCGCTAATTGCGATCATGGCGCAAATTGGGAGTTTTGTTCCAGCAGATCGAGCTCAGTTACCAATTTTTGATCAAATTTTTACTAGAATTGGTGCAGCAGATGATTTAATTTCTGGTCAAAGTACTTTTATGGTAGAAATGAGTGAAGCTAATGATGCGCTTCAACATGCAACTGAACGTTCTTTGATTTTGTTTGATGAAATTGGTCGTGGAACGGCTACTTATGATGGGATGGCTTTAGCTGGGGCAATTGTAAAATATTTACATGATAAAGTTGGAGCAAAGACCTTATTTGCAACTCACTACCATGAATTAACCGATTTAGCAGAAACTTTAACTCACCTAGAAAACATTCATGTTGGTGCTACTGAAGAAAATGGTAAACTAATTTTCTTACATAAGATTTTGAGTGGCCCTGCTGACCAGTCTTATGGTATTCATGTAGCTCAATTAGCTGGCTTACCTAAACGAGTTTTGCGCGAGGCTACAAGTATGTTGCATCATTTAGAAGCACAAGGAGCTCAGACTACTACTGAGCAACTTGATTTATTTACAGCTCCAGTTGAGGAGCCAGTAGCAGAGGCTCCAGCTTTAACTGATGAGCAAGCTGATGTCTTAGATGATATTAAAGATATTTATTTAGCAGATAAAACTCCGCTTGAAGTAATGCAGCTAGTAGCGCAATGGCAAAATGAACTAAAAGATAAGAAGAAGGACTAA